TCGCGAAACCTGTAGACGAGGATTCTGCTGTCGCAACTTGCAGCGTAAGGGTCTATTGATGTTTTTTTGTAGATATTCAGGGCCTCGTCCGAGGACTGAATATTAGCGCCAACCGCCATAAATTCAGACCCGTCTTTCTGCACCGGTTCCGTGGAGACAACCACAACGTCGTCCAAGGACTGATATTCCTCAGAGGAAATTTGCAAGGCATCCGCACTGGAAATAAGGGGTACCTCTTCCTCGTATTTCGTACCGTTTGGCATTGTTATCTCGTTTCTTTGAACTTTAGCGTTAATGTTCTGCTTGCGAAATGAATCCGCTTTATCAAAAAGTTTATTTCTAGCGGAGGTAAGGGGTGCGGGCTGTTGGGGAGTGATGAAGAAGGGTAAACGctgttttgcaattttttttagcctcTGCGCGTTGAGAATCTCATCCTTTTTATTGCGATCCTTCAACTTAGCGGTTATTGTGACCGGTTTGTCATTGAACTGTGGGCGGACCCCGTTCCTGTGGATGCGGACAAACTCAACATCGACACCCAGTGATTGCTTTATATCATTGGGTATCGCTGTGGCCAAGTCCTCTTGTTGGGTATAAGGATAGTtgtgaatcaatatattgtctTTCATCGATCTCGAGCGAAGATCAGTTATGTCATCATCGATGTGTGACAGTTTTCTGTCCATTCTAATCACAACCGACCGCAGGAGATCAAGTTCACGCTTAAGTTGAGCATTTTCGGAGCGCAAGGTTGTAATTTCGTTATAATTACACTCGGCCTGGTCCGATATGGTTTTCAGTTTGTCACATAACGGACCCTGGTCACGCTCTGCTGAATGTTCGGTTTGCTTGGCTTTGGGTGAACTGTTGTCAGCATTTTTT
This is a stretch of genomic DNA from Crassostrea angulata isolate pt1a10 chromosome 4, ASM2561291v2, whole genome shotgun sequence. It encodes these proteins:
- the LOC128179428 gene encoding uncharacterized protein LOC128179428, producing METRNKGISKKNADNSSPKAKQTEHSAERDQGPLCDKLKTISDQAECNYNEITTLRSENAQLKRELDLLRSVVIRMDRKLSHIDDDITDLRSRSMKDNILIHNYPYTQQEDLATAIPNDIKQSLGVDVEFVRIHRNGVRPQFNDKPVTITAKLKDRNKKDEILNAQRLKKIAKQRLPFFITPQQPAPLTSARNKLFDKADSFRKQNINAKVQRNEITMPNGTKYEEEVPLISSADALQISSEEYQSLDDVVVVSTEPVQKDGSEFMAVGANIQSSDEALNIYKKTSIDPYAASCDSRILVYRFRDQSGKTIENYHDDREHGAGRRMLRYLQDNRINDVAIVLTRWMGRSHIGPARFSIMENLVCDLVNKLDDPSDAGK